A genomic segment from Triticum dicoccoides isolate Atlit2015 ecotype Zavitan chromosome 1A, WEW_v2.0, whole genome shotgun sequence encodes:
- the LOC119275185 gene encoding zinc finger protein ZAT9-like, producing MDRHTCKLCFRRFQNGRALGGHMRSHVMAAAAAAAYSTPPTQQQSPPLSLASTSSTDTDGKPAQPKRLSWVLREDPARSCKVGAPEFSGGCFGGVTAAAGESSVVQDGESDTESPRGGAGFAVSRRRSKRARRRAPPPVPDPEPASTVSDSTQEEDVAMSLVMLSRDSWTRSRSEPEPRWASEAEQNNDGTKVFDEDEDGPDVAGEAYYAEATPVHVHPRARHQCGACKKVFRSYQALGGHRASVKKGKGGCVPPPAGKACRADAPIVHECPFCFRVFGSGQALGGHKRAHMPSPSPAKCGDSFGSFDLNVPAAFDDDFELSAVYDAEFGSVRQ from the coding sequence ATGGACAGGCACACCTGCAAGCTCTGCTTCCGGCGGTTCCAGAATGGCCGTGCGCTGGGCGGCCACATGCGATCCCATGTCATGGCGGCCGCCGCAGCTGCTGCGTACTCGACGCCGCCGACGCAGCAGCAGTCGCCGCCACTGTCCTTGGCGTCCACCTCGtcgacggacacggatggtaagcCGGCTCAGCCGAAACGGCTGTCCTGGGTCCTGCGTGAGGATCCCGCGAGAAGCTGTAAGGTAGGCGCGCCTGAATTCTCAGGCGGATGCTTCGGCGGGGTCACCGCGGCGGCCGGCGAGTCGTCGGTCGTGCAGGACGGCGAGAGCGACACGGAGTCCCCGCGCGGTGGCGCGGGGTTCGCCGTGAGCCGACGGCGCTCCAAGCGGGCACGGCGGCGTGCGCCGCCGCCTGTGCCGGATCCCGAGCCGGCGAGCACCGTCTCCGATTCGACGCAGGAGGAGGACGTGGCCATGTCGCTCGTGATGCTGTCTCGGGACTCGTGGACGCGGTCCAGATCCGAGCCGGAGCCCCGCTGGGCCTCGGAGGCTGAGCAAAACAACGACGGCACCAAGGTGTTCGACGAGGACGAGGACGGCCCCGACGTGGCCGGCGAGGCTTACTACGCCGAGGCGACGCCGGTGCACGTGCACCCGCGCGCCAGGCACCAGTGCGGCGCATGCAAGAAGGTGTTCCGGTCGTACCAGGCCCTCGGCGGCCACCGCGCCAGCGTCAAGAAAGGCAAGGGCGGCTGCGTGCCACCGCCGGCTGGCAAGGCCTGCCGCGCCGACGCCCCGATCGTCCACGAGTGCCCGTTCTGCTTCCGCGTGTTCGGCTCCGGGCAGGCCCTGGGCGGCCACAAGCGCGCGCACATGCCGTCGCCGTCTCCGGCGAAATGCGGGGACAGCTTCGGGTCCTTCGATCTCAACGTGCCGGCCGCGTTCGACGACGACTTCGAGCTCTCCGCCGTGTACGACGCCGAGTTCGGCAGCGTCAGACAGTGA